The Schistocerca americana isolate TAMUIC-IGC-003095 chromosome 9, iqSchAmer2.1, whole genome shotgun sequence genome includes the window TTGTATTGCCATGCAtgggggcctgggtttgattcccgctgGGGTGAGAGATTTTCTccccttagggactgggtgttgtgctgtccccatcatcatttcatccccattgtcgacgcacaATTCTCCCAATGTCGCGTTGCACTCAATAAGacctgcactcggcggccgaacttccctcctGGGAATTCCCGGCCACTGACACCATATGATCATTTTCATTTTCCACATTCAGTGGCCTTTTTTAAATGCGAGACGACACTTTCGGACACAGCCATTACTGTGGCCACAGAAGTGACACTGACTGCCTCTGAGTCGTCCAGCTGCTCATCTGCAATAGACAACAAGCTTCATCAAACACTGTACTGCGTTAACTGTCGAATGTGTACCCTGCGTTTGTGCACAAGCTTCACTTCATTTCCTTTTGCTATTGATCGGAAGTTCTGTAGCAATTGTTagttgtttttcctcagcacgtgtcagttgttccttagcagtcGTCAAGCAACATAGTTTGCTTCTGGAACAGAAACATCAGCCAATATAAAGGTAAGGGGCTTACAGTGGTGAAGCCAGCTTCATCAATCTCTGATGGTTGTGAATGAGCACCGAGCTTTCGTAACGCAGTGACCTTCCTCACAGGTGGTGGTGCTGGCGCTAGCAGGCGCAGTGCTGtgtgaggagcagcagcagcagcagcaacaggtgGCGAGCAAGAGGCACGACAAGCGCGGCCTCTTCGGTCTGGGAGACTTCGGCGCCCTGGAGTACGGAACACTGGGCGGCTATGGAGTGGGTTCAGCACTGGCTGGTGTTGCGGCACCAGCTGGCGCTGTCGCTGCCGCTGGTCCAGCCCTTCCAGCTCCTCTCCCAGCAGCTGTGTTCGAGCCCGGCGTCTCTGTGCACACCACCATCACCAAGCAGGTACCTCACAACATGCTACATTATCCACGCCATGATGTACTCTGGCAGCACACCGCTCcggtttgttcttccttctttcttccCAGGCTAAAGCGCATTTTCGTCATTATGTTCTACCTTGAGTTCTTTTCCTTGGGCAACCTATATTCCATATAGTAGCTAGTGATTTATGTCATACGATTTTCGCAATCTCCTGTTCATCAGTCACGTCTAAGTGTCTGTGCTATTCACGCATTCTTTTATGCACACACTCATTAACCGAGTCCAGTTTCTTTTCTAATGCTTTCACTTCTGTATCTCTGTCTTCCTTGCAATCCTCCACAGAACTTTCAATTCCCAGCTTTCCAAAAACTTCTAGTTACTGATGTTTCAGAAATGGCCTCAACTGTGTATATCATAACTGGTCTAATTATTTTTCAAGATGTTTTCTTTCAAGTTGCAGTATTTAAACACCATGCCACTTTGTTTGGTTTTGCTGCTTGTTCTCTAACCTCTTTTTCGACATTTCTACTGTTCGATAATATGTATCAACACATTTAAATGTCACGAGCTGTTGAACAATTTTCTGTCTATTTCCAGTTGGTATCCAATTGCTTTCATGGATACAGTTGTGCATTTGCTTTCTGAGTGGTTACAGTATCTGTTAACACCAAACCTGTACTTATAAAGTAAGACTGTTTCCCCTTTTTGAGTAGTTATGGCGCCCATTAACACCAATACTGTAGTGAAAAAGTAAGGCTGCTCCCATAACTTCATCCACATACTGTTAACCGCTTACGATTTTCTGTGCATCTATCATAATTCAACAAATGTGTTTATTTCAGAGCTTTAATAACATTTAAGGGTCTTTCAGAAATATGTTGTTTTTATTTGTATGAGTACAATGTATGCCTTTAGTAATGGAATTGTAAATTAATCTGGCTGCAGCATGTTAAGCCATGGTGTAGTTCTACTACTGCACTGCTCTTGTTGGTTCTGACATGCCAAGGGATGAGCTATTTTACTTACAAGCGATAGCTCCAAGGTTCATAAAGCAAACAATACCTGGGACAGCAATGTGATGAtcagatgcccctccatacagcATCCAAGGTGCTGTTGTCAGTAGATGATATAGAAGACGGGCAATAGTGCATCATCTTCGGGAATTAGGTAGTGAATTTAATTTGTTCAAGTATATATCCCCTACACATTAATTAGTAAGTATACTGAGTATAGCTGCTGAGACAAACCGCATTGTGTGGATGAAACACTCTCCACCATATCCTGTCCTACTGGGGTATCAGACTAGCAATGGATCCAGAGGAGACCTCATTTAGCAAAAAACTTAAGAGGGAGTTCCTGGTAGGCAATGCCTAGGAGTCAGGGCATGCAGTGTTACTTCATGCCAGTAGGTTAATTCATCGCATTAGTACGCTTCACTTTTGAGACACCTGTGATGCATCATACTCTATGTTTCTGACTTTTCACTCATATAGCACGTAGAGCAATTTTCTTAATGCATGGACTGTGAAAAATGAAAGGTTATAGAGACACAAGATTGTAGATATGTATCTGGTGCGTTCATTTAGCACCCCAAGCAACTACCACCAAACCTGTAAGTCCACGTAAGCAGATGAACTGACATGGTGGTGCTGAAGAGGGGTTGACGATGTGTGTTTCTTTCTGTGGCACAGGTCCCAGTTCCCGTACCAGCACCGTACCCCGTAACCGTGGAGAAGCACGTGCCCGTGGCTGTCCCAGCACCATATGCTGTACCAGTCCCCAAGCCGTACGCCGTCGCCGTACCCAAGCCGTACCCAGTCGCTGTGGACCGGCCAGTCCCTGTACACGTGGACAGGCCGTACCCTGTGCCGGTACCTCAGCCTGTAGCGGTAAGTACCCTCCCTCACAGGTACTCGTCAGTCCTCCGACTGGGTAGATGAGGAATGAAGTCTGCAGAAGATGGGACAATCAATGAGCTGTCATTTCACCCACGTACGAGTTGTATGGCCGCTGGCTGGTGGAGAAGAGGGGAAAAGCTGTAGCTATGGAGGATGAAAAGTGAAAAGTAGTTATCATGTATGATAGATGTAGTAGACATGCAGAAGATGGAACAATTAATGAGCTGTCATTTCACCCACGTACGAGGTGTATGGTTGCTAGTAGGTGGAGTAGAGGGCAGAAGCTGTAGCTGTGGAGGATGAAAAGGAGTTATCAGATATGATAGACGTAGTAGACATGCAGAAGATGGGACAATTAATGAGCTGTAATTTCACCCATGTACGAGGTGTATGGCCGCTGGCAGGTGGAGTAGAGGGGAAAAGCTGTAGCTGTGGAAGATGAAAAGGAGTTATCAGGTATGATAGATGTAGTAGACATGCAGAAGATGGGACAATTAATGAGCTGTCATTTCACCCACGTACGAGGTGTATGGCCGCTGGCAGGTGGAGTAGAGGGGAAAAGCTGTAGCTGTGGAAGATGCAAAGGAGTTATCAGGTGTGATAGATGTAGTAAACATGCAGAAGATGGGACAATTAATGAGCTGTCATTTCACCCACATACGAGTTGTATGGCCGCTGGCAGGTggagtagagggaaaaaactgtacatGTGGAAGATGAAAAGGAGTTATCAAGTATAGTAGTGTAGTAGACATACAGTTGTGAATAGGACATACTTGAAGATTGTTGGAAAATGATACCTACCACTCGCCTTAAATTCTGCCTTATCATTTCACAACTGCATGACTACTAGACCTTGCTTCTTTGATAACTCCTTTTCATCCTCTACCCTC containing:
- the LOC124551347 gene encoding cyclin-dependent kinase inhibitor 1C-like; the protein is MKLLVVVLALAGAVLCEEQQQQQQQVASKRHDKRGLFGLGDFGALEYGTLGGYGVGSALAGVAAPAGAVAAAGPALPAPLPAAVFEPGVSVHTTITKQVPVPVPAPYPVTVEKHVPVAVPAPYAVPVPKPYAVAVPKPYPVAVDRPVPVHVDRPYPVPVPQPVAVPVAKPVPYFIHKPVAVPVAHPVPVAVPKPIVFEKTFELGGWH